The stretch of DNA AAAATGCCTGGTATCATGCCCCCTAGAAACAACCGGCCTACTGATACTCCCCCGGCCGCAAGGGAGTAGATTATTGCATTGTGAGACGGTGGTATGAGGACCGCCTGCACTGCCGTGGTGACAGTCAGCGCAATGCTGAAATCCAGGTGGTAGCCTTTCCTGACCATAGCGGGGATGAGAATCGGCCCCAGGGATGACACATCCGCCACGGCTGAACCCGAGATCCCACCGAAGAACATACTGTCCACCGCGTTTATCATCCCGAGGCCGCCGCGGATCCGGCCCACAAATACGTTGGCGAGGTCCACCAGTCTGTCCACGAGCTTGCCCTCGGTCATCAGCTGGCCAGCCAGGATGAAGAATGGGATGGCCATGAGGGGAAAGGAAGAGATGCCGCCCGCCATCCGCTGCGCTATCACCACCAGAGGCAGGCGAAGGTAGAGCGCGGTCAGGATGCTCGACACCCCGAGCGCGAGGGATATGGGCATTCTGATCAAGGCCAGAAGAAAGAACGACCCCAGCAGTATCCAGATGGCGACAGTCTGGTCCACCGCTTCTACTTCGCCTCCTTTCGGAGCGCGAGGATGTCACGGGCGAGAGACTCCAGGGTATAGAGGCATATGAGCACGCCGATGACTGGAATGACCATGTACACAAGACTCTGGGAGATCTTGAGCGCAGGCATGGTGATGGTGCGCGACACCCGGACCAGTTCGACACCTTCAACCATGAGAAACACCGAGAATGCCAAGACGAGAAGGTCGAGCACGATCTGGTTGACCTGCCTCACCCGGGGTGGGAAAAGGGACATGAAGAACTCGAGGGCGATGTGGGTCCCTTTTCGGACCCCGACAGCGGACCCCAGTAGCCCGAACCAGACCATCAGGATGATGGCAAGTTCCTCGGACCAGTAGGGTGCAGCGCTCAACACTTTTCTCGAGAACACCTGCCAGGTGATGACGACTGTCATGATTCCGAGGAAGACGGCGGAGACATTCTCGCTCGCCCATGCGGTCAAGTCGAGAGCCCGGATGACCAGCGGTCGTCTCTTGCCCACGAACCCTCACCCCCGGAACGACCCTGCGAAGGTCATGACAACACGCCGGAGATTTCTCCCCGGCAGATCTCAAATCCTAGAAAACACCATTTGTCTCATAAACCTCATTAACGCCACCGGTGGGGGTAGTACCGGTAAGTGGGTCGTCCCGGGCCTCCGTAGACCGGGACGAACCTGGCCATTCCTTCATCGAGCATGAAGTTGAGGTACCGGCGGATGGTCGCTGGGGATATCCCGGTGCTCTCTGCGACATCCTCGATCAGGACTCCCCGGTCTGCAGATGCCTGGACGAGTCTGAGGATGGTGCCGAGGGTGTGAGGGGTGAGCCCTTTCGGTAGCCGCCTGGCCATATCCGGAGGGATCGCGGAAGAAGGGTGGAGCGGGTGAGAGTCCGGCAAGGTGTTGGCTCCGCTCTTCAGAATCTGGTCGATGGTCCGCTGCTCGCACGCCTGTATTCCAAGCAGGCTCTCGAAGTACTCCCTGTAGTCGGCCAGGGCCTTCAGGAACCGCTCCCGGTAGTAGGGCTTGACCAGGTAATCTCGGATTCCGAGGCGGAGGGTGTCCTGCACCACCGGGACCTCTTTTGCCGCGGTCACCATGATGACGTCCAGATCCAGTTGGGCCTGGCGGATCCTGTGGAGGAGTTCCACCCCGCTCGCGTCGGGAAGGTAGACATCCAAGAGGATCAGATTGGGCCTGAGTCTCTCTACCATGGAGACGGCATCCGCTGCAGTGCGCGCTGCGCCGAGAAGCGAGTACCCTGGGGCATCCCGCAAGAACTGGGTGTTGATCTCGATCACCATGGGATCATCTTCGACGATCAGGACGCCAATCTCCTTCAACTCGCCATCCCTCCCTGGTGGTTGTTACGGAGCGGCAGCCGGACGACGAACCGGGTCCAGCCGTTCCCGGCGACCTCCACCGTACCCCCGTAGCTCTTGACTATCTCGTGGACCAGGGCGAGCCCCAATCCCTTGTTCAACCCGCTCTTGGTAGTGAACCCTCTCTCGAAGATGCGTGGAAGGTAGGATTCGGGAATCCCGACACCGTTGTCTCGGACTTCGATTTCCAACTCATCGGGACCTGACTTGGAGTCGGGCGAGATTACGATGATCTTGATGCCAACTATCTTGTCCGCCCGTCCCGACGAGACCACTGCATCGAAAGCGTTCTCCACGAGGTTGCCGAGGATACAGACTAGGTCCGAGTCACGCACCCTCTCGTGTGTCCCGGGTGGTATCCCGCTCGAGCGGTCGAACTCGAAGGTCACGCCCAGTTCCTTGGCCCGGTTGAACTTGCCCAGGAGCAGGCCTGACACGGCGGGGCTCGCAAACCCACGCCTGAGAAACTCGATGAAATCCTGGTGCCCTTCGGCGGTTTGGTGGCAGAGAATCAGGGCTTGCTCGTGCCGTCCGAGCTGGATCAGGCCTGCGATGGTGTGGAGTTTGTTCATGAATTCGTGAGTCTGGGCGCGCAGCGCAGCGATGTAGCTCTTGACCGCTGTGAACTCCTCTGCGGTCTTCTGGAACTCGGTGCGGTCTCGTAAGGTCGCTACCGCCCCGACTACCTTAGGCCCATCCACAATAGGAAC from Bacillota bacterium encodes:
- a CDS encoding TRAP transporter small permease, which translates into the protein MGKRRPLVIRALDLTAWASENVSAVFLGIMTVVITWQVFSRKVLSAAPYWSEELAIILMVWFGLLGSAVGVRKGTHIALEFFMSLFPPRVRQVNQIVLDLLVLAFSVFLMVEGVELVRVSRTITMPALKISQSLVYMVIPVIGVLICLYTLESLARDILALRKEAK
- a CDS encoding response regulator, which encodes MKEIGVLIVEDDPMVIEINTQFLRDAPGYSLLGAARTAADAVSMVERLRPNLILLDVYLPDASGVELLHRIRQAQLDLDVIMVTAAKEVPVVQDTLRLGIRDYLVKPYYRERFLKALADYREYFESLLGIQACEQRTIDQILKSGANTLPDSHPLHPSSAIPPDMARRLPKGLTPHTLGTILRLVQASADRGVLIEDVAESTGISPATIRRYLNFMLDEGMARFVPVYGGPGRPTYRYYPHRWR